CCTTACCTCACATATTAGTTAGATAACCAAACCAATATGCTTTACATGTTTAAGTAAAAATTGTTTTAGATGCGAAAGACAAATGCacatttaggatttttagaatacGAGCACCAGTaaataaagagagagaaaatGGTATTTAGTGTGAATTGATCTCtcttataaatatttaaatcaagTGCATCATATAGAATATGGGGGCCAGCAAATCATATTAGATAAAGTTTAGAAAATTTGTATATAAAATACCTAGTTTAGTTTGACAAAAAGAGTATGGGTTCGTGCCCTATAATTTAGGCCTAAATCCACCCTTGATGGAAGACATATGTCATGTTATTAATTTAGTGCAAATATCGGGTGCAAATAAATTGCATGGACTATGATGAAATTCTAATTCACCATTTTCTAAGAAATTAAAGGCAAAAACCCTCACTCAAGAAGAAAAAATAAACCCTTACTCCAAACACTCACCTTTCTTAGTTTATTGTCCCCACCACCACCCAAAGAGCAGCTGCCCTTAATTCAAGCCATAGGAAGCCAATTATTCTCAGTATAAATATCAGTTGTACACACTATACCACGTATCAACCATTATAGGTGACTCACAAAAAAGGAAAACTAGTGATAAAAAAAAGTCCAAAAATGGTGCAAGAGGAAATCAGAAGAGGACCATGGACAGAACAAGAAGATCTTCAGCTTGTATTTTATGTAAAATTATTTGGAGATCGAAGATGGGATTTTCTAGCCAAAGTTTCAGGTTTGATTGAAGGTTAAGGAgggagaacaaaaaatagaatagGTATATTAGGTTAGTTTTGGATCATATATCCTTATGTCCAAAGAGTTAAGTCTCTAACCCTATTCTTCTCTCCATATTCTTTCTTTTGTAATGTTCTTTTGGTTTAGGTTTGAAAAGAACAGGAAAGAGTTGCAGGTTACGTTGGGTTAATTACTTGAATCCTGATCTTAAACGTGGCAAGATGACTCCTCAAGAAGAACGTCTTGTTCTTGAACTTCACTGCAAATGGGGAAATAGGTGTGTAATTTATTtagatattttttaaatttctcaTATTAAGAACCATGCTTaactattttcctttactttAACATTTAGAAAAAGGTTTAAATTTACCCTTATGTTATATACGAAATATCATAATTTTACCTCTTGTTATATACAAAATATCATAATTTTACTCTTAGTTATATTTGAAGTTGTTTATGCCTGTATCGTTAGCAAACATTCTTGTATTTGCACTTAATCTAATGGAGCTCTAGCATGGATGGGCGACAAGAGGGGTTGTTCAGATGGTTAGCACTCCCCGTCTACAACTTCAGACTCGTGGGTCCGAGTTATCGAAGGAACAATAGCTCCAATAAAGGGGATTAATGGGGAATCAAAAAAATAAAGGCGAATTTCATATGTTGGAATATTGTTAAAAAGAATTTAAATTTACCCCTCAACTTGATATATTATATAGTTGATGGCAAATATGAGAGGATTTATACATTAATGAACTCGAAATATAACAAAGGTAAAATTAAAATATTTCCTATAGTATATGGATATTTTTTACGCTTTTTCCCCCTTTAAATTTCCATATatctaattttgatttttttttttttttggtgtttaGATGGTCAAGAATTGCTCGGAAAATACCAGGGCGAACTGATAACGAAATCAAGAATTATTGGAGAACCCATATGAGGAAGAAAGCtcaagaacaaaggaaaaaagcTACTTCTATTTCTCCATCTTCATCTTTTTCAAACTGTTCATCCTCTTCTTCTATAACTCATGAAGAAAATGAGAGAAATTTCTATGATACCGGTGGAATCGAGCAATTGCAAGTTGAAGAACAAAAGAAAGTAAATGATCAAGAACAAGCTGGGGAGAGTATGAAAGTTTATTCCATGGATGAAATATGGAAAGATATTGAATTATTAGAAGAAAATGAAACAATTAATAAACCAATTATGGGGTCAATTTCACCCTTATGGGATTATTGTCCAGACCCCATGTGGAAAGATTTTGACTGGAATACCTTTCGGTAAGAGCGTGATTCCGAATAATTAGTCGGATCAGCGGACTTTAAATATCCGGAAAATAAAAAAAGACGGGCTAATAGGAGGATCAtttatttgaaaaagaaaaaaaaaacaaattcctTATATtagttggttttggttttatATAAGAGTAAGTTATAACTTGTATATTACTAGCAGTAGTAATAAAAAGTCTGCTGTTGTAGCCATCAGATGATATGCTTTAATTTACTAGAGTTTTAAGAGTGTTTTTATGTGATTACTACCATCGGCAATCTTTCTTATGAAATTTAAatgttattgaattccttgtaaAAGTTCTTAGCTTCCTATATCTGTATAAAATTTGTAATCTTTTCTTGCTGTTGCATCAATTCCCTCCATTAAACTTGCTATTTCAGATCTAATTTAGCTGTTACAAGTTGGACAAAGATCACTTTTGGCTCGCGgctgaaattatttatatttggtagttGAAAAAGTGTAGaagaattatatatatttatatatatatatatatatatatatatatacacacacacaaaaagaatatttttcgcatattattttgagagcggttatacaatgtcattttctaTAACAAGTTCCTCCATATGCACTACTCTCTCCATCCCAATTTATGTAATGATATTTGACTGAgtacgaaatttaagaaaaaaaattaaaaattttaaaatttattatctAAAATAAGTCATAAATATTTGTGTGACCAAAaggataaaatatatattttaaagttaaattattataaaatataaaaatattatttttctggGTCTAGAGTCATATAAATTGGGATGGAAATATAATAAGAAGCTGATCAAATCAACTTCCAAGGATTGGGGATCTGATTAGGATGCAATAGAGTTGGTGCACATTTTTAATTCTGTAATCCACTATTAGATTAAGCACAACTTTAATTTTGATACGGCAAACACATGATTGGATGTTTAAAAGGTACCTAAAAAATGTTCTCCAATCATGAAAATGTTTATCTTTTgccaaagaaaacaaataaaactcTGTGCATTAGACTATGATTTACCAATTGTTCAAAAGAGGAATTGTTCCCACAACAACACGTAGCTACTACCATTATCACACAAATATAGTATTCATTTAAAATAGTCTTGGTCCAATGATAAAGATATATAGTATAGAAATTGCTTATTTAATCGATAGAGAAAAGTTATAGGGTGCTCAATATCAACTTTTTTTAATTAAAGTGATAAGCTTGAGTGGTTAGTGATTTCTAGATGTTACTCACTAAAAACTAGCAAACAAGAAAGTGGAGGGATTGCAAGTGGACTCTATTTTAATTGGATAAAAATAAGTGGTCCTAATTGTGTACTAAATTTGCTACTAAGCAGTGTTTTAAAAAAGGGTTTTCAGGGCAAACCCTGAGGCGAAGCGCATTAAAAATGTATCGAGGTAATGGTGGGGGCGAAGTTTTAAGAGGCGTACGCCTAGTAATTCGGAGCATATGTCCGAACGTTGAGGCGAGTATTTATAGTGAAGCATAAGcctaaaaaaaaatttcaaattaaaacaaaatttgttGAATATATAAGCCCTTAATATATTACCCAAATTCTCAAAAATCAGCCTGTAATTAGTCAAAAGTTTTAGAAAAGAATTGAATGCAACATTAAGTTTAAAAGTCAAGACCTTTTTTTGTTGCTAGAAGCCCTAATTTATGGTCTTTTCTAATTATTTATCTTGTCCACTGGTCTACTACTATCTCCCAAAAGCAACAAACAATCGTTTTTTTTTGGCAAATACAAAGAAAACTCATTCTCCTCCATAGCAGCAAGCTCAAAATTCAAATTGCAGGTTAGTCATCCTTTTTGTTTCTCCACGTAGAAAACTTTATTCTTTTCAACTTAAGTTACTTGTGCTTGTAAGCTGCGTATAATGgattgttttgactagttttTTTGTAGGGATGGAGCAGATATATATATAGTCAGGGGCGTACGCAGGAATTTTTGTAAGTGGTGtcgaaatttataaaaaaaaaactgaaatatAACTTTGATTGTCATACTTTTAGACAAGAAATAGTCTTAATCTATTGATTTTGTTGAGTCTTAAGCAAATATTTACAAAAGAAAAATGTCTTAGTTAAGGTTTGAACCTTTAACCTCTTATAGAAAAATCAAACACATTACCAACACACCAACATATAATTTATGTCAAGTGGTGTCCTTTTTTATGGTccataatatttgattttttaaGATATCAAGAACGAAttaactttttcttttcaaagCTAACCTTGGCGTAAAGAGTCTAAAAGTAGTTTGTTATATTTCAAATGAGTAAATTAGggttaatatgatcaattttattgttaattaatgttaaaaggtaaaTTTGTTAATAATAATAATCGTGAAAAGAGCCAAAAAAAATCACTAAAGTGGACCGGAAGTAGTATTTGTTAATGAGCTATCTCACTTCTTCATTTGTTTTTATCAAATAATTGTGACGGTTTTATGAATGGAGCATTTTTTTTAGACTATGTTAGGTTACTAGTAGATATAACCTTAAACACTTTTGTCTCTCATAATTATATTTGTATTCTGATTCATATAAATATGATACATATATATAGAGTTATCACTTACAGATTATTTATTAGTAATTGCTTTTTGGCTTAAAATTATTACTGCTGAAAAATCACTTTTTTTAAGCAGAAGTAAAACATGATTTATTCCCTCTTTACTTACTCTTTTAATTTCCTCCTCTATTTCCTGATTCAACAACAATATTTCTTGAATTCCTTGTTGAATTCTTGATTTTGATAATAAAGTTCCAAACAATATGGTATAGTGTCACATATAAAGCTATATCTTAATCCCTACCCTTTGGAGATTCCATACTTTCTTGCTACCATATTTCCCACTCTTTGGACTGCTATATCTTTGTTAGATATCCCTACTAATTAATAATCTATGTTGCACCCCGTGGAATAAGCCGCTTAGGATCAGAGGCGTATTCAAGATGTTAACGTAACGGGAGCATCAGTATTTTGCTCAACTAGAAGGCAGTGTCTCCTAAAGGTGTTCACTACTTCTATTGCAAAAAGTTATGGTGATGATAATAGAACTTAAGAAACAAATGTCCGAGTGGCACAATAGCAAAGACGTAGTGTAATATCTAGACAAATGAACTTTCCAAATGGTAAAGAAATGAATACAACAAACAATGAACAAGTGGCAAGATATGGCCATTTTTTATTAGCTGCCCTTTGGGTCAATGTATAGACTATAGTACTACTGCAACTAGTATTATGTACTAGTTTATCATCATTGTACAGTTTGACTTGATCCATGATCGACCATCTTATACAATGGAGCTAGTGAAACAAGGCAAAGGAAATTGACAATTTAACAATGGAAACTAGAACCTTGCTATTTGGTCTGAAACTATGCCAACTAATGAGACCATAAATTTAACTTTGTTTGCAATTGAACTCCTAGTCATAAATAATCCAATTTTGGCAATTGAGCTCCAACCAAACATGTGTCACAATTAGGGACGACAAACGGGCTGGTTGAGTTGGATATGAGCAGGTCGAAAACAGGTAATGCAAAAAACGGGTAAATTATCCGATCCGACTCATATTTAATACagataaaaaatgggttaaccagaagataatatggatatccaaaTTATCCATGgtttcttgaatatgatcatttTTGAGAGAATTCCTAATCTCCCAAACTTGATGAACCCCAATTTGAaagctttacaaatgtaaaagttaaactcatttgTTATCCATTTTCTTAGCggatgatcacgcccaactatgccttataaaaaggacaatgcggtcgttgcaaatataatctggtttacaagtccggagtcgaatcccacagagagttaacctatcaatcacaatctttagacccactaaactcttcagaaccagcttcccaaatgtttgaatcacaagttgatggtttctttagtaactaagattgcaagtaaaTTAAACAGGCTGTAAACTAAAACGCTAAAGTTGTAAACAATGATGAGATAAAGCTAAGGtaaagatttcccctattgatggaatcccttctgtttatgcttcatacaaatgtaccaacacttctctatcaatcatgaacgctcgtcttaccataaatctctcccgagtaatcacagtaatatactattgcactctcccgagatacactagctagctttaattaacacagttcacttaagattgcacccaaggcttcgttatccctaatcccgcctttaaacccgcagttatagattcctcttatactttaggagtggtgttattcaacaataacctaaatatgcactctctcccgagttatgcacactaaataggcacagctaattgaggatcctgtcaattaactacaacaagaacatagttgaataaataaagattgaaactagcaatttgtattcacataaacaagaagttcatcccccaataggttccatcaaaaccttagacaaaagatttagctactcataactatgggtaaacaaactaagataagatccatcataaactagcaatcaaaatcaaagaaaagaagaaatatgttttgggtgatctctcacaattgtttttcttgccaagatactctaaaaatcaatacatgcctctcttgggtgaagtctagtgtttaaaataggttTTAGGTCTAAAAATCTCGtgtttgcactttagtccctgcacTTTTCTCGCGcctaccgcggttctgccgcggtcgtgGTAGAACCGTGGCCAAACAGCTCCTCTGAATCTCCTTCTGTCCGCGAGCATCCttcaccgcggttctgccgcggtcgcggtggaaccgcggcagagtCATTTTTCTGATTCTTCAGCCTGTTTTTGCGTGGTTCACTTGGGACATTTCACGGTTGgtctctctttcttcattttttttgactCCAAAAGTGCTCCCTATCCTTCCCTAGTCATATATAACCTACAAAtcatgaaaagcactaataagagcattttgttatcacttttattattaaaactatgcaagaagacggttatttagggcctgaatatagttaaattcacttattatcaacaccccacacttaaacccttgctcgtcctcgagcaagctAAACCACACTTAAAAGCCTAACCGTTTGATGCTTTACCCCAAATATGTCACACCCACCATTTTGACGGAACAACCTAAGCAATGTGCCGGTCATACCCCAGATGCAGACTCTACTGCCATGACACACTTGTGctcactctagttactctaacagAGGTGAAGACTTACTTTTCCTTCCCGAGTCACATTCCCTCACATCAAAAGTCTGAGAAAAGTTCCACATGCATAAAATTCAAACACAAGGAActgaagatagaaagaattcactcactctcagcaaagaacattcacatgccgcACAAacacaccataagcttgcccctagtgtagtactctactaatcgagctgttttagtcaaagatcaagaggtctttatttggttgtaatgtaggctaagggacgggtaggatacatttggatgtagtgactaacctccct
The Nicotiana sylvestris chromosome 11, ASM39365v2, whole genome shotgun sequence DNA segment above includes these coding regions:
- the LOC104239919 gene encoding transcription factor MYB48 — translated: MVQEEIRRGPWTEQEDLQLVFYVKLFGDRRWDFLAKVSGLKRTGKSCRLRWVNYLNPDLKRGKMTPQEERLVLELHCKWGNRWSRIARKIPGRTDNEIKNYWRTHMRKKAQEQRKKATSISPSSSFSNCSSSSSITHEENERNFYDTGGIEQLQVEEQKKVNDQEQAGESMKVYSMDEIWKDIELLEENETINKPIMGSISPLWDYCPDPMWKDFDWNTFR